One genomic segment of Gottschalkia acidurici 9a includes these proteins:
- a CDS encoding AAA family ATPase, whose translation MDLFEYTANKNLERMAPLADRMRPTTLEEYTGQDHIVGKGKLLYRAIKADKISSIILYGPPGTGKTTLAKIIANTTQMKFEQLNAVTSGIKDIREVIEKSKEKLGMYNERTILFIDEIHRFNKSQQDALLPYVENGTLILIGATTENPYFEVNKALISRSMIFKLEPLSNEDIKKVILTALDDKDKGLGSFNINIDPDALKHLTDISNGDARIALNGLELGVLTTDPNEKGIINITLDIIQECVQQRAIKYEKNGDEHYDTVSAFIKSMRGSDPDATLYWLAKMLYAGEDPKFIARRIIISASEDVGNADPQALSIATSAFDAVNFIGMPEGRIILAQAAVYIACAPKSNSSYVGIDKALNDIKNIQTGKVPAHLRDAHYSGSSNFGNGKGYLYPHNYEDGFIKQQYLPDNMVGAKYYEPTNNGYEKVIMERLKYIRE comes from the coding sequence ATGGATCTTTTTGAATATACGGCTAATAAAAACTTGGAGAGAATGGCTCCTCTCGCAGATAGAATGAGACCAACTACTCTAGAAGAATATACTGGCCAAGATCATATAGTGGGGAAAGGCAAATTGTTATATAGAGCTATAAAAGCTGATAAAATAAGTTCGATAATTCTATATGGCCCGCCGGGTACTGGAAAAACAACGTTAGCTAAGATTATAGCAAATACAACTCAAATGAAATTTGAACAACTAAATGCAGTTACATCAGGAATAAAAGACATAAGAGAAGTGATCGAAAAATCTAAAGAAAAGTTAGGTATGTATAACGAAAGGACTATACTATTTATAGATGAGATACATAGATTTAATAAGAGTCAACAGGATGCACTTCTTCCGTATGTCGAGAATGGTACTTTAATTTTAATAGGTGCTACTACTGAAAATCCATATTTTGAGGTAAATAAAGCACTTATTTCAAGATCGATGATATTTAAATTAGAGCCATTATCTAATGAAGATATAAAAAAGGTAATATTAACTGCCTTAGATGACAAAGATAAAGGGCTTGGGAGCTTCAATATAAATATAGATCCTGATGCACTGAAACATTTAACAGATATCTCTAATGGTGATGCAAGAATTGCTTTAAATGGATTAGAACTTGGTGTTTTAACTACAGATCCAAATGAAAAAGGAATTATAAATATAACACTAGATATCATACAAGAGTGTGTTCAACAAAGGGCAATAAAGTATGAAAAAAATGGTGACGAACATTATGATACGGTATCAGCATTTATAAAAAGTATGAGGGGGTCAGATCCAGATGCTACACTCTATTGGCTAGCTAAAATGCTATATGCAGGAGAAGATCCTAAGTTTATAGCTAGGAGGATAATAATAAGTGCTTCAGAGGACGTCGGGAATGCAGATCCACAAGCACTTAGTATAGCTACATCTGCATTTGATGCGGTAAACTTTATAGGTATGCCAGAGGGTAGAATAATACTAGCTCAAGCAGCAGTATATATAGCATGTGCACCTAAAAGCAACTCAAGTTATGTAGGAATAGATAAAGCACTTAATGATATAAAAAATATTCAAACAGGAAAAGTACCGGCTCACTTAAGAGATGCTCACTATAGTGGATCATCTAACTTTGGAAATGGAAAGGGATATTTATATCCTCATAATTATGAAGATGGATTTATAAAACAACAATACTTACCAGATAACATGGTAGGAGCAAAGTATTATGAACCAACAAATAATGGATATGAAAAGGTTATAATGGAAAGACTAAAATATATAAGAGAATAA
- the asnS gene encoding asparagine--tRNA ligase, with translation MKSTLVKQIYRETDKYLNQTVTISGWIRTIRDSKNFGFIELNDGSFFKNIQIVYDNTLDNFDEISKLPISTAIIVEGNLVETPGAKQPFEIKATKVEIEGLSTHDYPLQKKRHSLEYLRTIAHLRPRSNTFAAVFRVRSLAAYAIHKFFQDRGFLYVHTPIITGSDAEGAGDMFRVSTLDLSNVPKNKEGEVDFSKDFFGKETHLTVSGQLEGESYAQAFRNIYTFGPTFRSENSNTSRHAAEFWMIEPEIAFADLEDNMELAEDMLKYIISYVLENAPEEMEFFNSFIDKGLIERLTNIVNSDFERITYTKAVEILEKVKGKFEYDVEWGVDLQTEHERYLTEEVFKKPVFVTDYPKDIKAFYMKLNDDNKTVAAMDLLVPGIGEIIGGSQREESLEKLESKMKEQGMKTEEYWWYLDLRKFGTTRHSGFGLGFERAIMYMTGMTNIRDVIPFSRTVKSAEF, from the coding sequence ATGAAATCAACTCTAGTTAAACAAATATATAGAGAAACTGATAAATATTTAAACCAAACAGTTACTATATCAGGGTGGATAAGAACTATAAGGGATTCAAAAAACTTTGGTTTTATCGAATTAAATGATGGTAGTTTCTTTAAAAATATTCAGATAGTATATGACAATACTTTAGATAACTTTGATGAAATATCTAAATTACCAATAAGTACGGCTATAATAGTAGAGGGAAATTTAGTTGAAACACCAGGAGCTAAACAACCATTTGAAATAAAAGCAACTAAGGTAGAAATAGAAGGTTTATCTACTCACGACTATCCTTTACAAAAGAAAAGACACTCATTAGAATATTTAAGAACTATAGCACACTTGAGACCAAGAAGTAATACTTTCGCTGCAGTTTTTAGAGTACGTTCACTAGCGGCATATGCAATACATAAGTTCTTTCAAGATAGAGGGTTCTTGTATGTACACACTCCAATAATAACTGGTAGTGATGCAGAAGGTGCTGGAGATATGTTTAGAGTTTCCACTTTAGATTTATCTAACGTACCTAAAAATAAAGAAGGAGAAGTAGACTTCTCAAAAGATTTCTTCGGAAAAGAAACACACTTAACAGTAAGTGGTCAGCTAGAAGGAGAGTCTTATGCTCAAGCGTTCAGAAATATATATACATTTGGACCAACTTTTAGATCAGAAAACTCAAATACTTCTAGACATGCAGCTGAATTTTGGATGATAGAACCAGAGATTGCATTTGCAGACTTAGAAGATAATATGGAACTAGCAGAAGATATGTTAAAATATATAATTAGCTACGTACTAGAAAATGCACCAGAAGAGATGGAATTCTTTAACTCTTTCATAGACAAAGGACTTATAGAGAGATTAACTAATATAGTTAACTCAGACTTTGAACGTATAACTTATACGAAAGCTGTAGAAATACTTGAAAAAGTAAAAGGTAAGTTTGAATATGATGTAGAATGGGGAGTAGACTTACAAACGGAGCATGAAAGATATCTAACAGAAGAGGTATTTAAAAAACCAGTATTTGTTACAGATTATCCTAAAGATATAAAAGCATTCTATATGAAGCTGAATGATGATAACAAAACAGTTGCAGCTATGGATCTTTTAGTGCCAGGTATAGGTGAAATAATAGGTGGAAGTCAAAGGGAAGAGAGCTTAGAAAAATTAGAAAGTAAAATGAAAGAACAAGGAATGAAAACAGAGGAATACTGGTGGTATTTAGATTTAAGAAAATTTGGTACGACTAGACATTCTGGATTTGGGCTAGGATTTGAAAGGGCAATAATGTACATGACAGGTATGACGAATATAAGAGATGTAATTCCTTTTTCAAGAACAGTAAAATCAGCTGAATTTTAA
- a CDS encoding lipid II flippase Amj family protein — MSKILIQTMILTAIIHIIDTLSYSVRLNSVKSKQYILSTSLFNIFVLFSRTANTFLSPLIGAIVGLAMAEKINPITEIRLIIFSATIGTIIGTMLIPTFLKIFSIAVSKLEVSGSIPLLMIKSLSVNNIKKAAQKATLPKKSMITRLSIKNIPKGLLLINTFITGIYTIGILASFYAALFVSPEKRLAVSASSGMVNGVATILLTIFVDPKAAIITEQSIKGERGYQDVKTLTILLMGSKLLGTIIGQLLLLPSVRFLAWIYS; from the coding sequence TTGAGTAAAATTCTTATACAAACAATGATATTAACAGCTATTATACATATCATAGACACATTGTCATACTCTGTTAGGTTAAATTCTGTGAAAAGCAAACAATACATACTTTCTACATCTCTATTTAATATATTTGTACTATTCTCTAGAACTGCAAATACATTTTTATCACCACTAATAGGTGCTATAGTTGGTCTAGCTATGGCAGAAAAAATAAATCCTATAACTGAAATAAGACTTATAATATTTTCGGCAACAATAGGAACAATTATAGGAACTATGTTAATACCAACATTTTTGAAGATATTTAGTATAGCAGTATCAAAGTTAGAGGTATCAGGCTCTATTCCTTTACTTATGATAAAATCTTTAAGTGTAAATAATATAAAAAAAGCAGCTCAAAAGGCTACACTACCTAAAAAAAGTATGATTACGAGATTAAGTATAAAAAATATACCTAAAGGACTGTTACTGATAAATACTTTCATAACAGGAATATATACAATAGGAATACTAGCCTCATTTTATGCTGCATTATTCGTTTCTCCTGAGAAAAGACTAGCAGTATCAGCTTCATCAGGAATGGTAAATGGAGTAGCTACTATACTTTTAACTATATTTGTAGATCCTAAAGCAGCTATAATAACAGAACAATCTATAAAAGGAGAAAGAGGATATCAGGATGTGAAGACATTAACTATACTTCTAATGGGATCTAAACTGTTAGGAACTATTATAGGTCAACTTTTACTCTTGCCAAGTGTAAGATTTCTAGCTTGGATATATAGCTAG
- a CDS encoding SEC-C metal-binding domain-containing protein — translation MKLYQQWEEIASEERSQEGYNEFWENYFLKEKDVYKIILGEKENVISGKVSDLSNKYGMDSVTFSGFLDGINTSLDQEVNLEDLEEDTEIKLDIDFEKLYFNMQDAKADWLYGLPEWEDILTEERRKELTKEYRQSKIVRVEKIGRNDPCSCGSGKKYKKCCGK, via the coding sequence ATGAAACTTTATCAACAATGGGAAGAAATAGCAAGTGAAGAAAGAAGTCAAGAAGGATATAATGAGTTTTGGGAGAACTACTTTTTAAAAGAAAAAGATGTATATAAAATAATATTAGGTGAAAAAGAAAATGTAATAAGTGGAAAAGTAAGTGATTTATCTAATAAGTATGGAATGGATAGTGTTACATTCTCAGGATTTTTAGATGGTATTAATACTAGCTTAGATCAAGAAGTTAATCTTGAAGATTTAGAAGAAGATACAGAAATAAAGTTAGATATAGACTTCGAAAAATTATACTTTAATATGCAAGATGCGAAAGCAGATTGGTTATACGGATTGCCAGAATGGGAAGATATATTAACAGAAGAAAGAAGAAAAGAATTAACTAAAGAATATAGACAATCAAAAATTGTAAGAGTAGAAAAGATAGGAAGAAACGACCCTTGTTCATGTGGAAGCGGAAAAAAATATAAGAAATGTTGTGGAAAATAA
- a CDS encoding response regulator: protein MNYAKILVVDDEDHIVELIKFNLESNGYDVVTANDGQEAVFKSKTENPDLIILDLMLPKVDGIEVCRKIKGDPETSHIAIIMLTAKSDEADKIVGLEIGADDYITKPFSVRELIARIKAVLRRNPNNKSGDYTENILKIGDIVIDDEKHEVTKDGKKVDLTLKEFELLRILAKNKGKVLSRNFLLDEVWGYDYFGETRTVDVHIRHIRKKIENDDSRPEYIETIRGIGYKMK, encoded by the coding sequence ATGAATTACGCAAAGATCCTTGTAGTTGATGATGAAGATCACATAGTAGAACTTATAAAATTTAATTTAGAAAGCAATGGATATGATGTAGTAACAGCTAATGACGGACAGGAAGCAGTGTTTAAGTCTAAAACAGAGAATCCAGATCTCATAATATTAGATTTAATGCTCCCTAAAGTAGATGGTATAGAGGTATGTAGAAAAATAAAAGGAGATCCTGAAACTTCACATATTGCTATTATAATGTTGACTGCTAAAAGTGATGAAGCAGACAAAATTGTAGGACTTGAAATAGGTGCAGATGATTATATAACTAAGCCTTTTAGTGTAAGAGAGCTTATAGCACGAATAAAAGCTGTACTTAGAAGAAATCCAAACAATAAGTCTGGAGATTATACAGAAAATATTTTAAAAATAGGAGATATAGTTATTGATGATGAAAAACATGAAGTAACTAAAGATGGTAAAAAAGTAGACTTAACATTAAAAGAATTTGAGTTATTAAGAATACTAGCTAAAAACAAGGGAAAAGTTCTTTCAAGGAATTTTTTGTTAGATGAGGTATGGGGATACGACTATTTTGGTGAGACTAGAACGGTGGATGTTCATATTAGACATATAAGAAAAAAGATAGAAAATGATGATAGCAGACCAGAATATATAGAAACCATTAGAGGAATAGGATATAAAATGAAATAA
- a CDS encoding DUF4489 domain-containing protein: protein MSNQYPVNKSLSRRDHCNDNNWGRDDWNHHRDHHKEMCCPQHHCKDECRCNRKIDCEPEKVVFRCRNLQSTNLTTIAVGDLFGIPATTIATISSPDLCCFRRPCVKLEVSGIITVTLAIAALSNMVFRVFKRCGREDEQEIAMFTIGIPIIATPGTSIPFTLTLCDCDDCVSDNCCRYRVTAEVGGLAAIASFSIGQGAISLIAGDQC from the coding sequence ATGTCAAACCAATACCCTGTTAATAAATCATTAAGCAGAAGAGACCATTGTAATGACAATAATTGGGGCAGAGATGATTGGAACCACCATAGAGATCATCATAAAGAGATGTGTTGCCCTCAACACCATTGTAAAGATGAATGTCGTTGTAATAGAAAAATAGATTGTGAACCTGAGAAAGTTGTATTTAGATGTAGAAATCTTCAAAGTACAAATCTTACTACAATAGCCGTGGGAGACCTTTTTGGTATTCCGGCTACAACTATAGCAACTATATCATCACCAGACTTATGTTGCTTTAGAAGACCATGTGTGAAACTAGAAGTTTCAGGAATAATTACAGTAACTCTTGCCATAGCAGCTCTTTCAAATATGGTTTTTAGAGTATTCAAACGTTGTGGTAGAGAAGATGAGCAAGAAATTGCAATGTTCACAATTGGAATTCCTATAATAGCAACACCAGGAACATCAATACCATTTACTCTTACACTTTGTGATTGCGATGATTGTGTATCAGACAATTGCTGTAGATATAGAGTAACAGCAGAAGTTGGAGGTTTAGCAGCAATAGCAAGCTTCAGTATAGGGCAAGGAGCAATTTCATTAATAGCAGGAGATCAATGCTAA
- the pgeF gene encoding peptidoglycan editing factor PgeF: MNNYNKFKLNEKGEVKYYTVPSFDDTLLVTHAFTTRLGGVSKDPFNSLNLGFKTGDNKKDIIENFKIISESLESKIDNLVLSDQVHKTEIRAVTKADLGKGIVKEIDYSEIDGLVTNESGVTLCTFYADCVPLFYLDKEKKVVGLAHAGWRGTVAGIAGNMIDIMKEKYESKPEDIIVGIGPSIGECCYEVNKDVFDEFNRNFTNTSNVLKSMDDGKWKLNLWEANRLILEDKGVPCRNITISNLCTSCNNDIFYSYRKENGKTGRMAAIIQLK; the protein is encoded by the coding sequence ATGAATAATTATAATAAGTTTAAATTAAATGAAAAAGGTGAAGTAAAATATTATACTGTACCATCATTTGATGATACGTTACTAGTTACACATGCCTTTACGACTAGATTAGGTGGAGTTAGTAAAGATCCTTTCAATAGCCTGAATTTAGGATTTAAAACTGGAGATAATAAAAAGGATATTATAGAAAACTTCAAAATCATATCTGAATCATTAGAGTCTAAAATAGATAATTTAGTGCTATCTGACCAAGTTCATAAAACAGAAATAAGAGCAGTTACTAAAGCTGATTTAGGCAAAGGAATAGTAAAAGAGATTGATTATAGTGAAATAGATGGACTTGTAACTAATGAATCAGGTGTTACACTCTGCACATTTTATGCGGATTGCGTACCGCTGTTCTATTTAGATAAAGAAAAAAAAGTAGTGGGATTAGCTCACGCAGGATGGAGAGGAACAGTAGCAGGAATCGCCGGGAATATGATAGATATAATGAAAGAAAAATACGAGTCTAAACCAGAAGATATAATAGTTGGTATAGGACCTTCTATAGGGGAATGTTGTTATGAAGTTAATAAAGATGTATTTGACGAATTTAACAGAAATTTTACAAACACTTCAAACGTGCTAAAATCAATGGACGATGGCAAATGGAAGCTTAATTTATGGGAAGCTAATAGACTAATATTAGAGGATAAAGGGGTACCTTGTAGAAATATAACTATAAGTAACTTGTGTACTAGTTGCAATAATGACATTTTTTACTCTTATAGAAAAGAGAATGGCAAAACTGGAAGGATGGCAGCTATTATACAATTAAAATAA
- a CDS encoding DUF4870 domain-containing protein: MLTTEQKLICTLCHLSLFISLPVIVPLIVLVVSNSQFVKQQAKEALAFQIGLIIMGIVGGVLTLLIVGIFILIAVGIAGIVLPIVAVVKISDNIDYSYPISGKFVRG; this comes from the coding sequence ATGCTAACTACAGAACAAAAATTGATATGTACACTATGTCACTTAAGTCTCTTTATAAGCTTGCCAGTAATAGTCCCACTAATTGTACTAGTAGTGTCTAATAGCCAATTTGTGAAACAACAAGCAAAAGAAGCATTAGCTTTTCAAATAGGACTAATAATTATGGGTATTGTAGGAGGTGTATTAACGCTTTTAATAGTAGGTATTTTTATATTAATAGCTGTTGGAATAGCTGGGATAGTGTTACCTATAGTAGCAGTAGTAAAAATATCTGATAATATAGATTATTCTTATCCTATAAGTGGAAAATTTGTAAGGGGCTAA
- a CDS encoding DUF4489 domain-containing protein — MSREYYVRKSYVDRKEDYYRDDYYKDDYYKKDYCKEDDYYSDDYYSDDYYNDDYYSDDYYKKDHFKFKCECRKKDRCKDEDHKRDHFKCECHKKDRCKDEHHKSEKHYHNHYYECCKEDDHKKECRKEYDHKKECRKEDDHKKECRKEDEHKSEKHYHNHYYECCKDDDRKKECRKDDDHKKDYRKDDDHKKDCREDDKKCSRKPNCSPDKTIVKCTNISGGVVTATAAGTVPNPITIGRIAVSELCCFKRPCIKLDISAILSVTAALAAGTSIIFRVFKSCGDSDDREIETFTIGIPTAAAIGTTIPASFTICDCEDICDRDDCCRYRVTAEAIGAGALIVSQGAISLTVSDNC, encoded by the coding sequence ATGTCAAGAGAATATTATGTTAGAAAATCATATGTAGATAGAAAAGAAGATTATTACAGAGATGACTATTATAAAGATGACTATTATAAGAAAGATTATTGTAAAGAAGATGATTATTATAGTGATGATTATTATAGTGATGATTATTATAATGATGACTATTATAGTGATGATTACTATAAGAAAGATCACTTTAAATTTAAATGTGAATGTCGTAAAAAAGATCGTTGTAAAGACGAAGACCATAAGAGAGATCACTTTAAATGTGAATGTCATAAAAAAGATCGTTGTAAAGATGAACACCATAAGAGCGAAAAACATTATCATAACCACTATTATGAATGTTGTAAAGAAGATGATCATAAGAAGGAATGTCGTAAAGAATATGATCACAAGAAGGAATGTCGTAAAGAAGATGATCATAAGAAGGAATGCCGTAAAGAAGATGAGCATAAGAGCGAAAAACATTATCATAACCACTATTATGAATGCTGTAAAGATGATGATCGTAAGAAGGAATGCCGTAAAGATGATGATCATAAGAAGGATTATCGTAAAGATGATGATCATAAGAAAGATTGTCGTGAAGATGATAAAAAATGTAGCAGGAAACCAAATTGTAGTCCAGACAAAACTATAGTTAAATGTACAAACATTTCAGGAGGGGTTGTTACGGCTACAGCAGCTGGAACTGTTCCAAATCCTATAACTATAGGAAGAATAGCAGTGTCAGAATTATGCTGCTTTAAAAGACCATGTATAAAATTAGACATATCAGCAATACTTTCAGTGACTGCAGCTCTTGCTGCTGGAACATCTATAATATTTAGAGTGTTCAAAAGCTGTGGCGATAGTGATGATAGAGAGATAGAAACATTCACTATAGGAATACCTACGGCAGCGGCAATAGGAACAACAATTCCAGCTTCTTTCACAATCTGTGACTGTGAAGATATCTGTGATAGAGACGATTGTTGTAGATATAGAGTAACAGCAGAAGCTATAGGTGCAGGAGCTCTTATCGTTAGTCAAGGAGCAATTTCATTAACAGTATCAGATAATTGCTAA
- a CDS encoding S-layer homology domain-containing protein, whose translation MKKTYQKILTFTLILSLITSTILLVKQDDSMAYSGKFNMTYLYGNNSETYLKNIESTNDSLSMVSPSYFDINPDGTLNLVNVDTNFIKTLNKKGIKVMPFLSNHWDREVGRAALRNRQVLAEQIVQAIEKYNLDGINVDIENVTAEDKDEFTDLVKLLKEKLPKGKEVSVAVAANPNGYTAGWHGSYDYEKLAQYSDYLIIMAYDESYNGSPSGPVASYSFVEKSIKYLLNKGISPKKIVLGMPFYGRYWNDSDPQIQGNALQQTAAENLANKYNAKVIFDKEKKSPMIKFTITEDGPQSTIAGSKLTPGNYTVWFENNDSIKAKLELVNKYNLKGAGSWKLGQENTDLWNYYSLWLNNKYFKDIENHWAEEDIIYSIKQGWMKGISDNQFSPDGQLTRAQVATVLVRAMNLQNHEIESKDEFIDVNTNHWAYKEIQIAKDKGLVSGFEDNTFAPDKAITREEMATLISRVIESNRIDIDTTNTYMDYKDVKSDRWSYDDIMKMTSLGILKGVGDNKFNPTNKMTRAEMSALMNRLDNTISGL comes from the coding sequence ATGAAAAAAACATATCAAAAAATATTAACATTTACACTAATATTGTCTTTGATTACATCTACAATATTATTAGTAAAGCAAGATGATAGTATGGCCTATAGTGGAAAGTTCAACATGACATATCTATACGGTAACAACTCAGAAACGTACTTAAAAAACATAGAATCTACTAATGACTCTTTAAGTATGGTTTCTCCAAGTTACTTCGATATAAACCCAGATGGAACATTAAACTTAGTGAATGTAGACACAAATTTTATAAAAACATTGAATAAAAAAGGTATAAAAGTAATGCCATTCTTAAGTAATCACTGGGACAGAGAAGTCGGAAGAGCAGCATTAAGAAATAGACAAGTTTTAGCAGAACAAATAGTACAAGCTATAGAAAAATATAACTTAGACGGTATAAATGTTGATATAGAAAATGTAACAGCAGAAGATAAAGACGAATTTACGGATTTAGTGAAGCTATTAAAAGAAAAACTTCCAAAAGGAAAAGAGGTATCAGTTGCTGTAGCAGCTAACCCAAATGGATATACGGCAGGATGGCACGGCTCATATGATTATGAAAAACTAGCACAATATTCAGACTACTTAATAATTATGGCATATGATGAAAGTTATAATGGTTCACCTTCTGGTCCGGTAGCTAGCTACTCTTTTGTTGAGAAATCAATCAAGTACTTACTAAATAAAGGAATTAGCCCTAAGAAAATAGTTCTAGGAATGCCTTTCTACGGTAGATATTGGAATGACTCAGACCCACAGATACAAGGGAATGCTCTTCAACAAACTGCTGCTGAGAATTTAGCAAATAAATATAATGCTAAAGTAATTTTTGATAAGGAAAAAAAATCTCCAATGATTAAGTTTACTATAACTGAAGACGGCCCACAATCTACTATAGCTGGAAGTAAACTTACACCAGGAAATTATACAGTTTGGTTCGAGAACAATGATTCTATAAAAGCTAAACTAGAATTAGTAAATAAGTATAATCTCAAAGGCGCAGGAAGCTGGAAGTTAGGACAAGAAAATACTGATTTATGGAACTACTATAGTCTATGGTTAAATAATAAGTATTTTAAAGATATAGAAAATCATTGGGCAGAAGAAGACATAATATACTCTATAAAGCAAGGATGGATGAAAGGAATATCAGATAATCAATTTTCACCTGATGGTCAGTTAACAAGAGCTCAAGTTGCTACAGTGTTAGTTCGCGCTATGAACTTACAGAATCATGAGATAGAGTCTAAAGATGAATTTATAGATGTTAATACTAATCACTGGGCATATAAAGAAATTCAAATAGCAAAGGATAAAGGGCTTGTATCTGGGTTTGAAGATAATACTTTTGCACCAGACAAAGCTATAACTAGAGAAGAAATGGCAACTCTTATAAGTAGAGTGATTGAAAGTAATAGGATAGATATTGACACTACAAATACTTATATGGACTATAAAGATGTAAAATCTGATAGATGGTCATATGATGATATTATGAAGATGACTAGCCTAGGAATACTTAAAGGTGTTGGTGATAATAAGTTTAATCCAACAAATAAAATGACTAGAGCTGAGATGTCAGCCTTAATGAACAGATTAGACAATACTATAAGCGGATTGTAG
- the pnpS gene encoding two-component system histidine kinase PnpS — MERRMLITFFILATIGILITGILSFSLFKIAVPTDFTSQVDKELLKYNLISIISGILVSLGLGTRFIRKVMEPVKKLTITTKKISTGNYGRRIYSKTDDELDELSENFNIMSEKLEETIGELQDNNTKMKAILTSMLNGVIALDNMNRIILMNPAAEEMFGVTEDIIKGKHIIEVIRNEELGEFVKGLIANNRSIDSEIEIYTPEYKILSFHSNLIRLGNDPNKIIGVVIILQDITDIRKLENMRKDFVANVSHELKTPLTSIKGFVETLKSGAAENPKIRDKFLDILDIEANRLTYLIQDLLTLSEIENKNTLKEDEKINIQDNIDQVLEMLEELAKKKGIEIVKNISDKLPDIYGDIGWFKQMIINLVDNGIKYTPENGIIKINAYNDKVNLYIEVSDTGIGIDKEHLPRLFERFYRVDKARTRQVGGTGLGLAIVKHIVLSFNGYVDVKSELNKGTKFTITIPLNKVTHK, encoded by the coding sequence ATGGAAAGAAGAATGCTTATTACATTTTTTATATTAGCAACAATAGGAATACTTATAACGGGGATATTGTCCTTTAGTTTATTTAAAATAGCAGTACCTACTGATTTTACAAGTCAGGTAGATAAAGAATTATTAAAATATAACTTAATATCAATAATTAGTGGGATTTTAGTTTCACTAGGTTTAGGAACGAGATTCATTAGAAAGGTAATGGAACCCGTAAAAAAGCTTACTATAACTACTAAAAAGATTTCTACAGGAAACTATGGAAGAAGAATATATTCTAAGACAGATGATGAGCTAGATGAACTTTCAGAAAACTTTAATATTATGAGTGAAAAGTTAGAAGAAACTATAGGAGAACTTCAAGATAATAACACTAAAATGAAAGCTATACTTACAAGTATGTTAAATGGCGTAATAGCTTTAGATAATATGAATAGAATTATACTGATGAATCCAGCAGCGGAAGAAATGTTTGGAGTTACAGAAGATATCATTAAAGGGAAGCATATAATCGAAGTAATAAGAAATGAAGAATTAGGAGAGTTTGTAAAAGGTCTAATAGCAAATAATAGATCTATAGATAGTGAGATAGAGATATACACACCTGAATACAAAATATTAAGCTTCCATTCTAACTTAATTAGACTTGGAAACGATCCTAATAAAATAATAGGTGTTGTTATAATATTACAGGATATAACGGATATAAGAAAATTAGAAAATATGAGAAAAGACTTTGTTGCAAATGTATCTCATGAACTTAAGACTCCACTTACTTCAATAAAAGGATTTGTAGAAACCTTAAAATCTGGAGCAGCAGAGAATCCAAAGATAAGAGATAAATTTTTAGATATTTTAGATATAGAAGCTAATAGATTAACTTATTTAATACAAGACCTACTCACACTTTCTGAAATCGAGAATAAAAATACACTTAAAGAAGATGAAAAAATAAATATTCAAGACAATATAGATCAAGTACTAGAAATGCTTGAAGAATTAGCAAAGAAAAAAGGCATAGAAATAGTAAAAAATATAAGTGACAAATTACCAGATATATACGGTGATATAGGATGGTTTAAACAAATGATTATAAATCTAGTGGATAACGGAATAAAATATACACCTGAGAATGGAATTATAAAAATAAATGCATATAATGATAAGGTTAATCTCTATATAGAAGTTTCAGATACAGGTATAGGAATAGATAAAGAGCATCTTCCAAGACTATTTGAGAGATTTTATAGAGTAGATAAAGCAAGAACAAGACAGGTTGGAGGAACAGGTTTGGGGCTTGCAATAGTTAAGCATATAGTGTTATCATTTAATGGATACGTAGATGTGAAAAGTGAATTAAACAAAGGAACAAAATTTACTATAACAATTCCTTTAAATAAGGTGACACATAAATAA